From the Plutella xylostella chromosome 5, ilPluXylo3.1, whole genome shotgun sequence genome, the window CCATGCATTATGCATCCTCTATTTGATTTCAACCGCTCCGGTATCCTTAGTCCTCCCCCCACGAATACAAAGTATAATACCAGTTCCAATAAATTCGGCCCCACGGTCCGTTTAAATCCTAATTATGATACCGTCTCCACTTGTTGCTGGCAACCCTGGCAGGGTGCCTAAAATGTATCCACTCAGGGCTGGCCGGTTACTGGGAGGCTGGTTACCGGGTGGTACAGACTTAGATTTACAATATACGAAcgagatggagtgtcagtcaagaaaaacgtctcgacaaatagcACACTACTACTACCACTGTGCTCTTATTTTGAGTTAGTTTGGTAGAAGATTTGAGTCTTTATGCATTGGTATAATGGTTGTCGTTAGGTTGAAcgtaaaacggtttgacagttaCCAAAATGTGGACAGTTTTatgctttatttttgtatacatGTGATCCATCTGATTCCTGTGCTTCCAGCTGAGCACTGCAGAATTGTTCCGTGCGGCGGCCTCCAAGACGGAAATCAGCAGGATGATTGCCAACCTTCGCTTCGGAGAcggcactagaagaagaagaagtgacCCATCTACCTcgaatattgttaatctaagggtACGGCCGTGTAAATTGTGCCCACTCTTGTAAAGTTGCCCGTAGGCGCTTCTGGCATGCTGCGCGGTTTATCAACTGCATGAAGTGGCTAACTGTTGCTTTAAAATAGGCATTGGGAGGTTTTGTGGTTGATTTGAACTTCTTGTTAGCGTGTTGTGACAAACTGTAAGAGTAGAAACGGCCTAGGATTAGTAAGTTGGAAGACTTATTCTATTCACAGTTGCCAACCTGACCATTTCCGAGACctcaaacttaaaaatattttttttattaaaacgtTTAAATCGAAGATGTAGAgctgataggtaggtatttaaaattcgATGCAGAGAATTTATTTCGTGAAAGTAGCGTGAACTTTGCGTTTTATAAAACGTTTCCGATGGCTATCTTAGTGAAAATGAATCTTGTTTGACATGTAACCtacatgtttgttttttttactgcatGAGATGAGTaaactataggtacttttcacaTTAGCTAACTGCACAAGGTATGCAAGATTCTAATTAGATCTCACATCACTGCAACCTACGCGTTATAATTATCACCATAATGGAATAAACCTAAATTAAGTCAACTTCATTAGTCGGTtaccacttttgtaccttgtcaaaatcAGAAACCGCCAATTAATTCACATTCAGTTCAAACATTTCGCAATCAACTTTACCCTactaaagttttatttacaaaccaGAGGAACTAAACAGGAGCCAAATTTAATTAACGTGATATGTTAGAACCCACGCTTCAAGATTCTCCCCAGTCACCTACTGCGTTATTCATCCTCATCTCATTACCGCCTCTATCTAGGTCTCTGTTCTCTAGAGCTTATTAGCATAGCCTAAGAAGGCTTTTGCACTGAAAATGTTCAGTAGCATGTTAGCGAgaagttatgttttaaataatgtgtTCACGAGGGATGATCTttgggtaaaaaaatattttttgaggAGGCTGATGGGTCTGTTTTACAGTCTGACCAATATTGAAGTGTAATACTGAAACAAATGCTGTACTGTACCAACTTATGTCATGTCTACCCAACAAGCCAACAACCCATACTAGATTTATTCCCTTAGATATAGGTActgtattcattcttatttggcgaaaaaggtaaacaatctttgtgtgtctttttaatttaaatattattaaacctTATTACCAATTtctcctgtacctcctgcggattgactggcagaaaatgcttttagcattaagtccaccctttgtacttttatttgtaatatttgttcaataaagaattaaataataaacaaataaactacggccaaaataaatggttatgttacgaaatcaatcatttgtcattatgttttattttataacttagtttttaaattaatttatataaaaagagACTCCAAGATTGCTCAAAATgacaagtaagaaaaaatacattttaggTACTTCTGTATTACTTTCAGGACGATTTTTACTCTCCTGTACCTAAAGCACGCCTACGTCCTACCTAGTCCCGCTCCGCAGTGTCCCGGCTAATGAACCATACTCTCtgcttgtttgtttttaatagcGCGGCTAAAAGGCCACGGGCTGAGGGGCCTCAGTGAAATTGACGCCATTTTGCGCCTTTTACGATTTATGTTCCTGTTCCATCAtataaagataagataaggGATTGGTGTTATAAAAAACATTCCGTAATAAGGAATATGCATgtgattcaaataaatatgaaatattattttaaataactttgttatttcaaaattatgcctacatcaatatttttgattataatttaattttgaggaagtaaataattattgaaaagtagaaaaaaactgtggtaaatttaaactttagaAACGTCACGCTTTttttagggcggatgtgacgtaaATAGTGAGTATAAATGTTAATCGTAGGATAATCTATGCCCATAGAACTGAGCGTAGGTGCGACTGGCGAgagtcattatttatttaatactttattgcacaaatatgagatatacagggtgttgcaaaaagggtatactaagccgaaacctacatgtgcagcatggtatatctaagcctgaaactgaaatcagaatttgaaaattcgcgaaaaaaaaaacatagaaactttgttggtcacgtgactttttactatataatatatattattctgagccgtgaaaagagactgtgacgtcacacaaAGTTTTGGGCATTTTAAGTGGTCGTTTcggttataaatttttaactttctttaaaatacttaccttaaattactatttttggcgttgaatttttggTACTATAATAAAGAGATGTTAAAGTAttgaataagaatataaaaaatacatacatattccCTATTGTCTTAATTATGACTTCAGAGACAGAAAGACATTActaaaagaggggtgttattaGTTTGTTATTCATGGATGCAAGTACCTAATATGTAGTTTGTAAgcacaaaagttgttattaaAGCATTACGAAGGTGATAAGAAAGATTTAATAGGTTCGTAGCGTGTGTAGCTAGAATGTGATACTAAAGTTAATACTAATGAGTTGTACAATGTTGCAGCATGAGATTGTAACGTTTGATTGTTATTTTAGTAGAGGTACTGAACCCTCGTACGGGTACTTTATCTTCATATTAGTTATAGTCATTGCGAATAGAACTCCATAATATATTAACTAGACTTAAGAGATGGATATTAGGATAAATTTAGGTCTAGCTTTTCGTTAAATGTCCTACCTACTATTCTGGGGAAACAAAgtaacgcggactcgggtgtacagTTTACGGGTTGAAATTGTAAGGCTGCATAACCATTAACCAATCAACTATCAGTTTCTCTAATGAATAGTAATATCGTTCATACTCCAGAAAATAAGCTCCTCGTTACAAATAAGCTCAATTCTATTGCCTAAGTTTATTCCGTACCAtagattataatattagtagtaaaaatatatataactaTATTGCTCTCGGGCTTGGCATACACTGCATTACCTAGTTCCCAAAAAAAAGAAAGATCTCATAAATTGGGTGATGTTGAGATGAACTTAAGGAACTAATTAGTAGGTAAATGAAGTATCTGAACTCATGGAATGCTTAATAGGATCGGCAATTAGCGGATGCCGGACTTGCCGTCCGGTAATCGTGGGGAGCGGCCGTCAGGATCCGTGTTTACTACATAAAGCACTTTATTCCAACTAGCCGATCATCACTAATGCACAAATCCCTAATAAGGGATGCACGGTAGGAACCATCCTTAGTGACGGTTCAATATTATGATCATGATGAAAATAAGATGACGATTGAGTCCGTCTAAAAACTAAGGGTTCCGTTAGGGTGGCTCAAAGGTAGGTATTAATCAACAtgattatttacaaaaatatacttaaacttACTCTTATCTAATCTTATTACTTTACTCGGAAAGGTTTCATTCTTGTGCGTGTAACTGAGGTTATGTGTGTTACTtcgatattataatattataatatatgtcgGTGAAGTCATGATTACAGTCATGATACTGACACCGCTGACTCGCCCGGATACGAAGCGCAGCAGCGCCGCCTGGCGGCGCTCTACAGCGTCTATGGTGGGGCGCGTGGCAGCAGGTGGGAGCAGAGCTGCGCTCCCTCACTTGCCTTCCAACCGCCGAGCGCTATCGACCTGTACCCTACGTTTCGTATCATAGTTACTGTGTTATAATCTGTAAAGTGCACCTACCTAATAAATCAAGTGATTGCCTACAAAGAGTGTTTCCATCAAGCCCGGATCCCATTGCACGCCCACTATGTCTGATGGAGATGGAGAGCTACTGCCGAACCCCTCACCTTCGCCGACATCAGAAGTGGGATCCCAACGAGTGAATGCAGCATCAGCACCACTCAGCAGCGACCAAGGTGCCACGGAGCAGAACTGGCGCATGATGTTCGAGATGCAGAACGAGAACATGAAAGCCCTCATCGCCGCACTCAAGCAACCTGGACCGAGTGCTGGCTACAAGATCACGCTTCCGGAGTTCGACCCTGAAAAACCTGATGCAGACGCACGTGCATGGTGTGCGACTGCCGACGTGTGCTTCGCAGACAAGCCGCTAGAAGGAGGCCAGCTTGTTGTAGTAATCAGCAAGGCCTTGAAAGGCGTGGCATCGACATGGCTTGCCCAGATATCGTATGCAGGTATGACATGGACCCAATTTAAAGAAATGTTCGTTGCGCGATTCGTGTCTGTCGAAACTTCAGCTGCGACGCTCATTAACCTAAACAATAATAAGCCCAAGGACGGCGAGACACTAGCCTCTTATGGAAGCCGCCTAATCACTTCCCTACTGAACAACTGGAAAGGAAAAACTGTGGAGCAGATCGCCGTATCAACAGTGCTCGCTCACATGTCGCAATTCGATTCGAAATTACATCGTTTGGCATACACAACTGAAATCGGCACTCGTAATCGATTCCAGCAAGAGCTACAAGCGTTTTCCTTCCTAAAACGCAAGGCTAATTCATCCCTGGATCAGAAAATCGCACCAAAATTCAAACGTGCCAAATTTTCCACACTACCCCCTGTAAAGTGTTTTCACTGCGGAAAAATCGGACACAAGCAATCTGAGTGCTTTCACCGTGGCAAGGAGGTTCAAAGCAAGAAATGGACCAATCCTGCCGTGCCAACTACACGAAGTGGACCACAGCAGCAGCCAACTACATCGGGCAAGATCATTTGCTTTAAGTGCAACGAGCCAGGACACATCGCGAGCCGGTGTCCAGCGGCCCAGGGCGCCAGCAGAGGTGGCAGCGGTGGCGGGCCCAATGCTGAGCGTCGTGTCAACGTGTGCGTCGTAGAAGCACCAACAGGAAATTTAAATCATAAAGGTCAGTCTTTCGTTTTCCAATATGACTCTGGTGCTGAATGTTCTTTGATTAAAGAGAGTGTTGCACGTAAATTTTCTGGAAAACGTTATAATAACGTTGTTTACCTTAAGGGTATTGGTGAATCAAGAACAGTCAGCATCCAGCAAATACTGTGTCTCATTGAGATAGGTGATAATGTGTTAGAAATTTTGCTACATGTTGTGCCTGACGCTATATTAGAAAATGAGATAATGATTGGTCgcgaaattttaaaacaagGTTATGCAGTTCATATGACGTCATCTGAGTTTAAGTTAGAAAAACACAAAGTGATAGCTAGTTGCGAAATCGAATTATCGGTCAAAAATGATTTCCAAAAcgtcgacacggatattcccgaCAGTAATAAGCCGCAATTGGTAGATATTTTAGAGCGTAATTCTGATTATTTTGTCACGGGTATGCCTAAGACTCGCGTAACTACAGGAGAACTTGAAATTCGCCTTGTTGACCCCACTCGTACAGTACAACGGCGTCCCTATCGCCTCAGCCCGGAGGAGCGAAAAATAATGCGTGACCGCGTAGACGAATTATTGCAAGCGGATATTATCCGTCCGAGTAGTTCCCCATTCGCGAGCCCGGCTCTCTTGGTTAAAAAGCGCGATGGTAGTGATAGGATGTGCATTGACTACCGCGAACTAAACAGCAACACGGTGCCTGATCGATTCCCATTACCGCTGATTTCTGACCTCATTGGACGTCTACAGGGAGCTAATTACTACACTAAACTAGATTGTGCAAGTGGATTTCACTTAATTCCTATCAAATCGGAAGAATCTATCGAAAGAACCGCGTTTATTACACCTGACGGGCAGTTTGAGTACTTGTCCATGCCCTTTGGTCTTCGTAATGCCATTTCTGTCTTTCAAAGAGCGATAATTAAAGCGCTAGGCCCTCTGGCTTATGATTACGTCATTGTGTACGTTGATGACGTGTTAATTCCATCTGCAACGATCACTGAAGGGTTGGAAAGGCTTGAAGTCGTTTTAAACACACTTACGAAGGCGGgattttctttaaatttaaagaaatGCTCATTCCTAAAAACTGAACTAGAATTTTTAGGATATGAGATTAGTGCAGGTCAAATAAAACCTAATAAGCGTAAGGTTCGATCCCTTACCGAATTGCCACCACCTGAAACGGTAACTCAGTTAAGACAGTTTATAGGCTTAGCTACGTACTTCCGTCAGTTCATACCGCAATTTTCGCGCATTATGGGACCACTTTACAATCTTACCAGAGAAAATGTCCCGTTTATCTGGCAGCCGCGTCATGAAGAAATTAGACAGGAGATTATTTCGATTTTGACAAAAGAACCTGTGTTAATGATTTACAATCCAGAATACCCCGTCGAGTTGCATACTGACGCGAGTGCTAACGGCTATGGcgctattttatttcaaattgtGGACGGCAAGCGACACGTAATAGAGTACTTCAGCAAGCGTACCACCCCGGCGGAGTCATCATAGTTACGAGCTTGAGACGCTAGCTATAGTTAATGCTATAAAGCATTTTCGACAATATTTACACGGGCGTAAATTTACAGTTGTAACAGATTGCAACTCTATAAGGTCCTCTAGTAAGAAAGCTGACTTGACACCGCGGGTCCAAAGATGGTGGGCTTATCTCCAATCTTTTGATTTCGACGTCGTTTATAAAGCCGGACAGTACATGAAACACGTAGATTTCTTTTCACGAAACCTCGGAAACGCAAACCAGGACAGCTGCGTTCAGTCAAGTTTAAGCGTTAGCGAAGTCCCGAGCATAGAGTCACAGGTAGAGTCGAGCGTAAAGTTACAACCGCAAGTAGCTTCAAATGTAGAGCAGAAACAAATTAACTTTACAGAAGTTACAAATAATTGGATAATTGCTGAACAAAAACGTGACCCCGAAATTAGCAAGTTAATAACTGATCTCAATGATGGTACACTGAGTGCGGACATTGCCAATACTTACGAGGTGCGAGCAGGGATTCTTCATAGGAAGGTTCAGCGTAATAGACGCACGAGATGCTTGCCTATTCTCCCAAAAGCTCTACGGTGGTCTGTCGTAAACAATATCCATGAGTCTCTAGTACATTTAGGCTCCGACAAAACATTGGAAAAGTTGTACCAACATTATTGGTTCGAAGGCATGGCGCGATACGTAAAGAAGTACATCGATAGTTGCGTTACATGTAAGGTAGCTAAATCACATTCAGGCCGAGTTCAAGCGGAGCTCCATCCAATCCCTAAGATAACAACGCCATGGCACACTATCCACATTGATGCAACCGGTAAACTTAGCGGGAAGAACGACCAAAAAGAATACGCGTTCGTATTAGTTGACGGTTTCACAAAATACACTCTACTGTTTCACACAACACGAATTGACACAGTTAGTAGCATACAGGCTGTTAAAGATAGCGTAGCGTTGTTTGGAGCGCCAACAAGGATCATAGCGGATCAAGGACGATGCTTTGCCAGTAAGGAGTTTAAAGAGTTCTGTGATGCTAGTAATATTTCGTTACACTTAATCGCAACCGGATCATCGCGTGCTAACGGGCAGGTAGAGAGAACTATGAGCGTACTAAAGTCTATGCTAACGGCGGTAGAAACTAGCGATACTCGATCCTGGCAAGACGCGTTAAGTGAAGTACAACTCGCCATTAATTGCACCGTAAACCGTACTACTCAAGCGAGTCCATTAGAACTCATGATTGGTAAAGTTGCGCGACCATTGACTCTTATGACATGTAATGACGAAATAGAGGTAGACTTACCTGCACTTAGAGTTGAAGCTGCTCAACTTATTGAGAATTCAGCTGTTTATGAGAAGCGTCGATTTGATTCCACAAAGGCCAAACTTAGCAAATTTTCAGTAGGAGATTTTGTATTACTGGCAAATGAAGAGAGAAACCAGACTAAGTTGGACCCTAAATATAAAGGCCCATTCCAAGTGATAGAGGTACTAGATTGTGATAGATACACCTTAAAGGCTTTGAATTCGAAACGTACTTACAAGTACGCACACGATAGGCTTAGAAAGATGCCCTCAGAACCTTGTATCATTGAAGAGTTTCAGGACGATGAGTCGGAGTTGAATGAAGAGGCCGTTGAGGAGCctgttgtaaataataattaagcttGCATAAGTGATAATGGGTGAAATGAGACCGTACCAGAGACTGATACGTAGTCGTAGTCTAGTAGAAATCAGCATCTATGTTCGCATAGTCTGTGGGCAGGCGGCAGGCGTATAGTTCTGGCGGAGGTCGGGTTCATGATGAACCGTATGTGGAGAGTCAAAGGTTGACTCGGCGATCCCCTTGGAGGGAGGCGCGTAATGAGAATGCAACTGTGATTGCTTTGGCCGATGAGCCGTTGAGAGGTTGATTCGATTTGATTATGGTTTATGAAAGCTTAATGAAAGAGTACTGAAGATGTTAGTTTTTGAACTTAGAGATTGATTAGTCAATGATACAATGTGTCTGTGTGGCAAGAAGTTTATTCATTCCTGTTAATAAAGAAGTTGATTAGTTTTCTTTTAAGATACCTACTATAAGCATAGTGTTAATGTAGAGCATTGTAAATAGTAGTAGGCTAAGTAATTTGTGAAGATACTGTTCGCTGTGTCTTGTTACAGAATAACACACACGAGGACGTGTGCATCACAGGATGGCCGTGTCGGTGAAGTCATGATTACAGTCATGATACTGACACCGCTGACTCGCCCGGATACGAAGCGCAGCAGCGCCGCCTGGCGGCGCTCTACAGCGTCTATGGTGGGGCGCGTGGCAGCAGGT encodes:
- the LOC119692047 gene encoding uncharacterized protein LOC119692047, translating into MSDGDGELLPNPSPSPTSEVGSQRVNAASAPLSSDQGATEQNWRMMFEMQNENMKALIAALKQPGPSAGYKITLPEFDPEKPDADARAWCATADVCFADKPLEGGQLVVVISKALKGVASTWLAQISYAGMTWTQFKEMFVARFVSVETSAATLINLNNNKPKDGETLASYGSRLITSLLNNWKGKTVEQIAVSTVLAHMSQFDSKLHRLAYTTEIGTRNRFQQELQAFSFLKRKANSSLDQKIAPKFKRAKFSTLPPVKCFHCGKIGHKQSECFHRGKEVQSKKWTNPAVPTTRSGPQQQPTTSGKIICFKCNEPGHIASRCPAAQGASRGGSGGGPNAERRVNVCVVEAPTGNLNHKE